A window of the Cicer arietinum cultivar CDC Frontier isolate Library 1 chromosome 6, Cicar.CDCFrontier_v2.0, whole genome shotgun sequence genome harbors these coding sequences:
- the LOC101513400 gene encoding protein OBERON 3: MIASKDLRNGVAESEGENSRSKLSRPNFEPNKRYPDKKDAVFLRDSDMGAGGGVHVDGPTKVVASNSGLQELTLSYLCGNPKFDLSEKDTPDESFLNSFEKMSQKGKEIMVSENSNQDGKWVERDFLSLSETREDSSKRSVEEDVERERIRDKKQKLETLNLSLALPDVSLSLTASNALHNNGDQQQVRNKPTHTSYSNDYAASLSYSYSHPFSHNPSCSLTRNSTDNFDYSMSKDDQIWNCGEGTNGSVHSRFKPIGDGVVALSNHGGVLSSFMQQQGTNNNSQYKTTSSENHSFFPSELPARPRFEAHSGDSRGRNSESLRILEGGLDGGNKMRKVSRIVREIVSESIPIVSLTTQELADEVIASTKEYLKNLIEKSDKKEELVNLQNRLERRSDLTKETLSKCNKVQLEILVAVKMGLSSFLSGNLQLSEMVEVFLYKRCRNVTCKNLLPVDDCDCKICSGNKGFCSSCMCPVCLNFDCASNTCSWIGCDVCSHWCHAVCGIQRKLIKPGPSLKGPSGTSEMQFHCIGCGHASEMFGFVKDVFMCCAKDWGLETLLKELDCVRRIFMGSEDCKGKELHFKTDDLLLKLQTKIVSPSDACNYIMQFFSYADNMSNFPASGFSSKELASTQANLPKDILSLPKSSSSIPKYSYDSSYSRPPHSGSSSKDLKASILSELKNDADLQLAALLSKGGIESLESIVRIKEAEARMFQTKADEARREAEGFQKMIRTKTAQMEEEYATKLSKLCLHETEETQRRKLDELKVVEHSYFDYYKMKKRMQDEIDGLLQRMEATKQQWV, translated from the exons ATGATTGCAAGTAAGGATCTTCGTAACGGTGTTGCTGAGTCTGAAGGTGAGAACTCCAGAAGCAAGTTGTCAAGGCCCAATTTTGAGCCTAACAAGCGTTACCCAGATAAGAAAGATGCTGTATTTCTCAGAGATTCAGATATGGGTGCTGGTGGTGGTGTTCATGTTGATGGGCCCACCAAGGTTGTTGCTAGTAACTCAGGGTTACAAGAGCTTACCCTAAGTTACCTTTGTGGTAACCCAAAATTTGATCTTTCTGAGAAAGATACTCCTGATGAAAGTTTTCTGAATTCCTTTGAAAAAATGAGTCAAAAGGGTAAAGAGATTATGGTTTCTGAGAATTCaaatcaagatggaaaatgggTTGAAAGAGATTTCCTCAGTTTGAGTGAAACAAGAGAGGATTCTTCAAAGAGATCTGTTGAAGAAGATGTTGAAAGAGAGAGAATTAGGGATAAAAAGCAAAAACTTGAGACATTGAATCTCTCTTTAGCTTTACCTGATGTTTCACTTTCTCTCACTGCTTCAAATGCTTTACACAACAATGGTGATCAACAACAAGTTAGGAACAAACCTACTCATACATCTTATTCAAATGATTATGCAGCTTCTTTGTCTTATTCTTATTCACACCCTTTTTCACATAACCCAAGTTGCTCTTTGACTCGCAATTCAACCGATAATTTCGATTATTCGATGAGCAAAGATGATCAAATTTGGAATTGTGGTGAAGGGACTAATGGTTCTGTTCATAGCAGGTTCAAACCAATAGGTGATGGTGTTGTTGCTTTGTCCAATCATGGTGGTGTTCTTAGTTCCTTCATGCAACAACAAGGTACTAATAATAATAGTCAGTATAAAACTACTAGTTCAGAAAATCATTCATTTTTTCCTTCTGAATTGCCTGCTAGACCTAGATTTGAAGCTCATTCAGGTGATTCTAGAGGAAGAAACTCTGAGAGTCTGAGAATCTTGGAAGGTGGTTTAGATGGTGGTAATAAGATGAGGAAGGTTTCAAGAATTGTGAGGGAAATTGTTTCAGAATCTATCCCTATTGTTTCATTGACAACTCAAGAGCTTGCTGATGAAGTCATAGCATCAACTAAGGAATACTTGAAGAATCTGATTGAGAAAAGTGACAAGAAAGAAGAATTGGTCAACCTTCAAAACAGGCTTGAAAGAAGGTCTGATCTTACCAAAGAGACTCTTTCAAAGTGCAACAAAGTTCAATTAGAGATTTTAGTTGCTGTCAAGATGGGACTTTCGAGCTTCTTATCCGGTAATCTTCAATTATCTGAGATGGTTGAGGTTTTCCTGTATAAGAGATGTAGAAATGTTACCTGCAAGAATTTACTTCCTGTCGATGATTGTGACTGTAAGATTTGTTCAGGAAATAAAGGGTTTTGCAGTTCTTGTATGTGTCCTGTGTGTCTGAACTTTGATTGTGCAAGTAACACTTGTAGTTGGATTGGTTGTGATGTTTGTTCTCATTGGTGCCATGCTGTTTGTGGCATCCAGAGGAAGCTCATCAAACCTGGACCTAGCTTGAAGGGTCCTTCGGGGACCTCGGAAATGCAGTTTCATTGTATTGGATGCGGACATGCTTCGGAAATGTTTGGGTTTGTTAAAGATGTTTTCATGTGTTGTGCAAAGGATTGGGGACTTGAGACGTTGTTGAAAGAGCTTGATTGTGTGAGGAGGATTTTCATGGGAAGCGAAGATTGCAAAGGGAAGGAATTGCATTTTAAAACCGATGACTTGCTATTAAAGCTTCAAACTAAAATAGTATCTCCTTCAGATGCCTGCAATTACATCATGCAATTTTTCAGCT ATGCTGACAACATGTCGAACTTTCCCGCTTCTGGTTTTTCTTCAAAGGAACTGGCATCCACTCAAGCCAACCTTCCAAAAGACATACTATCTCTTCCAAAATCTAGTTCTTCAATACCGAAATACTCATATGACTCGAGCTATTCTAGGCCACCACATTCTGGTTCCTCGTCAAAAGACCTCAAAGCTTCCATCTTAAGTGAACTGAAAAACGATGCTGATCTCCAATTGGCTGCTTTACTAAGCAAAGGTGGAATTGAAAGTTTGGAGAGCATTGTGCGGATAAAGGAGGCGGAAGCGCGGATGTTTCAAACCAAGGCAGATGAAGCAAGGAGGGAGGCTGAAGGATTCCAGAAGATGATCAGGACAAAGACTGCACAGATGGAAGAAGAGTATGCTACAAAGCTTTCGAAACTCTGTCTGCATGAGACCGAGGAAACGCAGAGGAGGAAGTTGGATGAACTCAAAGTCGTGGAGCATTCGTATTTCGATTActataaaatgaaaaagagaATGCAAGATGAGATTGATGGTTTGTTGCAGAGAATGGAGGCAACAAAGCAGCAATGggtttaa